The following are encoded together in the Thermomonas brevis genome:
- a CDS encoding DUF1801 domain-containing protein, with amino-acid sequence MHPDTLAYNDAQSPDDKAICDLLAREIEQTLPDAENKVWHRHPVWFLDGNPVVGYGKLKSCIRLLFWSGQSFDEAGLQNEGSFKAAEARYTAAAQVDVEALRRWLIKARDIQWDYKHIVKRKGRLERIR; translated from the coding sequence ATGCATCCCGACACCCTGGCCTACAACGATGCGCAATCGCCGGACGACAAGGCGATCTGCGACCTGCTGGCGCGCGAAATCGAACAGACATTGCCGGATGCCGAAAACAAGGTCTGGCACCGGCATCCCGTCTGGTTCCTCGACGGCAATCCGGTCGTGGGCTACGGCAAGCTGAAATCCTGCATCCGCCTGCTGTTCTGGAGCGGGCAATCCTTCGACGAAGCCGGCCTGCAAAACGAAGGCAGCTTCAAGGCGGCCGAGGCGCGCTATACCGCTGCCGCACAGGTGGATGTCGAGGCCTTGCGGCGCTGGCTGATCAAGGCACGCGACATCCAGTGGGACTACAAGCACATCGTCAAGCGCAAGGGCAGGCTGGAACGCATCCGCTGA
- the rpoE gene encoding RNA polymerase sigma factor RpoE, whose translation MAEDRVSEALDQDLVARVQRGDGAAFDLLVRKYQHRVAAVISRYVHDWAEVQDVAQDTFIRAYRAIGGFRGDAQFSTWLHRIAVNTAKNHLASHNRRPPGEDIEIEDAEQFESGLRLRDNDTPERELMRQQLEQTVLSAVEELPQDLRDAITLREVEGMSYEEIAERMGCPIGTVRSRIFRAREAIDARMRPLLDHDPLPKRSYAS comes from the coding sequence ATGGCGGAGGATCGGGTGTCGGAAGCGCTGGATCAGGATCTGGTGGCGCGGGTGCAGCGCGGCGACGGCGCCGCGTTCGACCTGCTGGTGCGCAAGTACCAGCACCGCGTCGCCGCGGTGATCTCGCGCTACGTCCACGACTGGGCGGAAGTGCAGGACGTGGCCCAGGACACCTTCATCCGCGCCTACCGCGCCATCGGCGGGTTCCGCGGCGACGCGCAGTTCTCCACCTGGCTGCACCGGATCGCGGTGAACACCGCCAAGAACCATCTGGCCTCGCACAACCGCCGCCCGCCCGGCGAGGACATCGAGATCGAGGACGCCGAGCAGTTCGAATCCGGCCTGCGCCTGCGCGACAACGACACGCCGGAGCGCGAGCTGATGCGCCAGCAGCTGGAACAAACCGTGCTGTCCGCGGTCGAAGAACTGCCGCAGGACCTGCGCGACGCGATCACCCTCCGCGAAGTGGAGGGCATGAGTTACGAAGAGATCGCAGAACGCATGGGCTGCCCGATCGGGACGGTGCGTTCGCGCATCTTCCGCGCGCGCGAGGCGATCGACGCCCGCATGCGGCCCCTGCTGGACCACGACCCCTTGCCGAAGCGCTCGTACGCATCATGA
- a CDS encoding sigma-E factor negative regulatory protein, with product MTTDTDRHCIDLTQLSSREQLSALMDGALPEDQTRFLLRRLQHDAPLAGCWERWRIAGDAMRGLAPAHRLPNDFAERVAAALHGESVAAPQPAARRPAWLRWGGGAAMAAALAVVALMARPQLERPQSPQGDAAPAVQLAANPPSSPASPKAPQPQPSAPLAEAPAMLAAAVAVAAKPVRRTPARSARPAAAPAAAPELVAEQQRTPAVELHVDPPASEIVTRPWPRSILSQYGGSSGLTVGFGEHLPRAADNPFAPPVFGAPPTLSSGRKPTQADAAPPAQGEASAEAQPQP from the coding sequence ATGACTACCGATACCGACCGCCACTGCATCGACCTCACCCAGCTCAGCAGCCGCGAGCAGCTCTCGGCGCTGATGGACGGCGCATTGCCGGAGGACCAGACCCGGTTCCTGCTGCGCCGCCTGCAGCACGACGCGCCGCTGGCCGGCTGCTGGGAGCGCTGGCGCATCGCCGGCGACGCGATGCGCGGGCTGGCCCCGGCGCATCGCCTGCCCAACGATTTCGCCGAGCGCGTCGCCGCGGCGCTGCACGGCGAAAGCGTCGCCGCGCCGCAGCCCGCCGCGCGTCGTCCCGCCTGGCTGCGCTGGGGCGGCGGCGCCGCGATGGCCGCCGCGCTCGCGGTGGTGGCGCTGATGGCGCGCCCGCAACTGGAACGCCCGCAATCGCCGCAGGGCGATGCCGCGCCGGCCGTGCAACTGGCGGCGAATCCGCCGTCCTCGCCCGCTTCACCGAAAGCGCCGCAGCCGCAACCCTCCGCGCCGCTGGCCGAAGCGCCGGCCATGCTGGCCGCCGCGGTGGCGGTCGCCGCCAAGCCGGTGCGCCGGACGCCGGCGCGCTCCGCACGGCCCGCCGCCGCACCGGCAGCCGCGCCAGAACTCGTCGCCGAGCAACAACGCACGCCCGCGGTGGAGCTGCACGTCGATCCGCCGGCATCCGAAATCGTCACCCGCCCGTGGCCGCGTTCGATCCTGTCGCAGTACGGCGGCAGCAGCGGCCTGACCGTGGGCTTCGGCGAACATCTGCCGCGCGCCGCCGACAACCCGTTCGCGCCGCCGGTGTTCGGCGCGCCGCCGACGCTGTCGTCCGGGCGCAAGCCGACGCAGGCGGACGCCGCGCCGCCCGCGCAGGGCGAAGCCTCCGCCGAGGCGCAGCCGCAGCCCTAA
- a CDS encoding DegQ family serine endoprotease: MPANRLSFLRPLLLTTALAVAGVGACSGQTPANAQTPLATQPATPAPELVVGLPDFTRLVDQVGPAVVSVQAEIGSKPQPAAQARRDQQMPDDDQGEGDDEIPEFFRRFFGPGMTPMPGMPGMPNARPRGTSLGTGFIISPDGYVLTNHHVIDGADTVRIKLSDRREFTAKVVGSDEASDVALLKIAATGLPTLRVGDSKTLKPGQWVVAIGSPFGLDHSVTAGIVSAVGRANPAADQRYVPFIQTDVAINRGNSGGPLLDTRGQVVGINSQIFSNSGGYMGVSFAIPIDVAMSAVQQLKATGKVTRGQLGIVMQPMQRDDARALNLPDARGALVQEVVAGGPAEKAGVQRLDVIRSVNGQAINEYSDLPPIIGAMAPGSKVTMDVIRDGKPRTLTATLTALDEDAVASAGGAAPRDSEKPAAPAQANALGIVGQDLTAQQRSRLGLQPGEGVLIARIDGQAAREAELRPGDVILAVGRNDVGSAAALNAQLKAAGTGKPVMLLVRRGGGTRYVTVNPAEG; this comes from the coding sequence ATGCCTGCCAACCGCCTTTCCTTCCTGCGTCCCCTGCTGCTGACGACGGCGCTGGCCGTGGCCGGCGTCGGCGCCTGCAGCGGGCAGACCCCCGCCAACGCGCAGACCCCATTGGCGACGCAGCCCGCCACGCCCGCGCCCGAGCTGGTGGTGGGCCTGCCGGACTTCACCCGGCTGGTGGACCAGGTCGGCCCGGCGGTGGTCAGCGTGCAGGCCGAGATCGGCAGCAAGCCGCAGCCCGCCGCGCAGGCGCGCCGCGACCAGCAGATGCCGGACGACGATCAAGGCGAGGGCGACGACGAGATCCCCGAGTTCTTCCGCCGCTTCTTCGGCCCGGGCATGACCCCGATGCCGGGCATGCCCGGCATGCCCAACGCGCGCCCGCGCGGCACCTCGCTGGGCACCGGCTTCATCATTTCGCCCGACGGCTACGTGCTGACCAACCACCACGTGATCGACGGCGCCGACACCGTGCGCATCAAGCTGTCCGACCGCCGCGAGTTCACCGCCAAGGTGGTGGGCAGCGACGAGGCGTCCGACGTCGCCCTGCTCAAGATCGCCGCGACCGGCCTGCCGACCCTGCGCGTCGGCGATTCCAAGACGCTGAAGCCCGGCCAGTGGGTGGTGGCGATCGGCTCGCCGTTCGGGCTCGACCATTCGGTCACCGCCGGCATCGTCAGCGCGGTGGGCCGCGCCAACCCGGCCGCCGACCAGCGCTACGTGCCGTTCATCCAGACCGACGTGGCGATCAACCGCGGCAATTCCGGCGGCCCGCTGCTGGACACGCGCGGCCAGGTGGTCGGCATCAATTCGCAGATCTTCAGCAATTCCGGCGGCTACATGGGCGTCAGCTTCGCCATCCCGATCGACGTGGCGATGAGCGCGGTGCAGCAGCTCAAGGCGACCGGCAAGGTGACGCGCGGGCAGCTCGGCATCGTGATGCAGCCGATGCAGCGCGACGATGCCCGTGCGCTGAACCTGCCGGACGCGCGCGGCGCGCTGGTGCAGGAAGTCGTCGCGGGCGGCCCGGCCGAAAAGGCGGGCGTGCAGCGCCTCGACGTGATCCGCAGCGTCAACGGCCAGGCCATCAACGAATACAGCGACCTGCCGCCGATCATCGGTGCGATGGCGCCCGGTTCGAAGGTCACGATGGACGTGATCCGCGACGGCAAGCCGCGCACCCTGACCGCCACGCTGACCGCGCTGGATGAGGACGCCGTCGCGTCGGCCGGCGGCGCCGCGCCGCGCGACAGCGAGAAGCCCGCCGCTCCCGCGCAGGCCAACGCGCTGGGCATTGTCGGCCAGGATTTGACCGCGCAGCAGCGCAGCCGCCTGGGCCTGCAGCCAGGCGAAGGCGTGCTGATCGCCCGCATCGACGGGCAGGCCGCGCGCGAGGCCGAACTGCGGCCGGGCGACGTGATTTTGGCCGTGGGCCGCAACGACGTCGGCAGCGCCGCGGCGCTGAACGCCCAGCTCAAGGCGGCCGGCACCGGCAAGCCGGTGATGCTGCTGGTGCGGCGCGGCGGCGGCACTCGCTACGTCACGGTCAACCCGGCGGAAGGCTGA
- the lepA gene encoding translation elongation factor 4 codes for MRFIRNFSIIAHVDHGKSTLADRIIQLCGGLQAREMEAQVLDSNPIERERGITIKAQSVSLPYKAKDGNTYFLNFIDTPGHVDFSYEVSRSLAACEGALLVVDAAQGVEAQSVANCYTAVEQGLEVVPVLNKIDLPTADIDKVKEEIEAVIGIDAADAVAISAKTGLNVGDVLEAIVQRIPPPRPRDTDKLQALIIDSWFDNYLGVVSLVRVMQGELKPGDKMLVMSTGRTHQVDAVGVFTPKRKVLPVLRAGEVGWITASIKDVHGAPVGDTLTLAGDPAPKPLPGFQEMQPRVFAGLFPVDAEDYPALREALDKLRLNDAALRFEPESSEAMGFGFRCGFLGMLHMEIVQERLEREYDLNLISTAPTVIYEVLKTDGSTVPMDNPAKLPPINQVQEIREPIIRANILTPEAYIGNIIKLCEEKRGVQIGITYMASQVQISYELPMAEVVLDFFDKLKSVSRGYASLDYHFLRFDAGPFVRVDTLINGDRVDALSIIVHRSHADRRGRELTEKMKDLIPRQMFDVAIQAAIGAQIIARTTVKALRKNVLAKCYGGDATRKKKLLEKQKEGKKRMKQVGRVEIPQEAFLAVLQVDSK; via the coding sequence ATGCGGTTCATCCGCAACTTCTCCATCATCGCCCACGTCGACCACGGCAAGTCGACCCTCGCCGACCGCATCATCCAGCTTTGCGGCGGGCTGCAGGCGCGCGAGATGGAAGCGCAGGTGCTCGACTCCAACCCGATCGAGCGCGAGCGCGGCATCACCATCAAGGCGCAGTCCGTTTCCCTGCCGTACAAGGCGAAGGACGGCAATACCTACTTCCTGAACTTCATCGACACCCCCGGCCACGTCGACTTCAGCTACGAAGTCAGCCGCTCGCTGGCCGCCTGCGAGGGCGCGCTGCTGGTGGTCGATGCCGCGCAGGGCGTGGAGGCGCAGTCCGTCGCCAATTGCTACACCGCGGTGGAGCAGGGCCTGGAAGTGGTGCCGGTGCTGAACAAGATCGACCTGCCGACCGCCGACATCGACAAGGTGAAGGAGGAGATCGAGGCCGTCATCGGCATCGACGCCGCCGACGCGGTGGCGATCTCCGCCAAGACCGGATTGAACGTCGGCGACGTGCTGGAAGCCATCGTCCAGCGCATCCCGCCGCCGCGGCCGCGCGACACCGACAAGCTGCAGGCGCTGATCATCGATTCGTGGTTCGACAACTACCTCGGCGTGGTCTCGCTGGTGCGCGTGATGCAGGGCGAGCTGAAGCCCGGCGACAAGATGCTGGTGATGAGCACCGGCCGCACCCACCAGGTCGATGCGGTCGGCGTGTTCACGCCCAAGCGCAAGGTGCTGCCGGTGCTGCGCGCCGGCGAAGTGGGCTGGATCACCGCCTCGATCAAGGACGTGCACGGCGCGCCGGTGGGCGACACGCTCACCCTGGCCGGCGATCCCGCACCCAAGCCGCTGCCCGGCTTCCAGGAAATGCAGCCGCGCGTGTTCGCCGGCCTGTTCCCAGTCGACGCCGAGGACTACCCGGCGCTGCGCGAGGCGCTGGACAAGCTGCGCCTGAACGACGCCGCGCTGCGCTTCGAGCCCGAAAGCTCGGAGGCGATGGGCTTCGGCTTCCGCTGCGGCTTCCTCGGCATGCTGCACATGGAGATCGTGCAGGAGCGGCTGGAGCGCGAGTACGACCTCAACCTCATCAGCACCGCGCCGACGGTGATCTACGAGGTGCTCAAGACCGACGGCAGCACCGTGCCGATGGACAACCCGGCCAAACTGCCGCCGATCAATCAGGTGCAGGAGATCCGCGAGCCGATCATCCGCGCCAACATCCTCACGCCCGAAGCCTACATCGGCAACATCATCAAGCTGTGCGAGGAAAAGCGCGGCGTGCAGATCGGCATCACCTACATGGCCAGCCAGGTGCAGATCAGCTACGAGCTGCCGATGGCCGAGGTGGTGCTGGACTTCTTCGACAAGCTGAAGTCGGTGAGCCGCGGCTACGCCTCGCTGGACTACCACTTCCTGCGCTTCGACGCCGGCCCGTTCGTGCGCGTGGACACGCTGATCAACGGCGACCGCGTCGATGCGCTGTCGATCATCGTGCACCGCTCGCACGCGGATCGACGCGGCCGCGAACTGACCGAGAAGATGAAGGACCTGATTCCCCGGCAGATGTTCGACGTGGCGATCCAGGCCGCGATCGGCGCGCAGATCATCGCCCGCACCACGGTCAAGGCGCTGCGCAAGAACGTGCTGGCGAAGTGCTACGGCGGCGACGCCACGCGCAAGAAGAAGCTGCTGGAGAAGCAGAAGGAAGGCAAGAAGCGGATGAAGCAGGTCGGCCGGGTGGAAAT
- a CDS encoding S9 family peptidase — protein sequence MTFPKLLGALACSVLLWAATPARADDAQALRTAVAAARARAPAPQYPRAAFEASRALQSVRLSPDGRHVAYLRQLGQQRSLWLLPTAGGAARQLLPRTEAEELYWSRDGRWLFAKASRTLMTLEIGGRGGMRIALDNPRGMLRVDPSQPAAVVLRERVRTPTGERWRVVRRDARGKRTLLWEDPRFIHDVALDARGRLVALMRFDGDHDALYRVEGNGRLREALRWTVIRDQAQLLAVTPQGDLLLDSDAGGNFRRVLRLDRDNVLHTVHADPRGEADLDQVALDPATQQPVVASYRSIVAATYGIGAAQAQVAAITRQFPDRDVGISIGNGPGARWLVSERAGTLRDARWHLYDPRNGRFRRILEQEAKVSPPPPETALARKLPFAYRASDGMLVHGFLLLPPGADPARVPLVAQVHGGPINHFHAGDYDGIAQLLANRGYAVFESNFRGSTGHGRDYALSPHGDYGNGRVQQDIVEGVRWLLAQGIGDPQRVGIVGHSFGGYSTLLGVTFDPELFKVGVAGAPPADFGWSMRWLHEFGNQGARPDRSLTAQLRLLGVDVGDAASYAHLRAQSPLANAGKLRRPLLLLAGGEDRTVPIREVIHYAAVLRRLGKDVSLYVEADGGHSPTEPLPREAYVYLMEAMLHRYLGGAKPEPPSPALHDYLKPALRIVDKDADLLSKR from the coding sequence ATGACGTTCCCGAAATTGCTGGGGGCGCTGGCCTGCAGCGTCCTGTTGTGGGCGGCGACGCCTGCCCGCGCCGACGACGCGCAGGCCTTGCGCACCGCAGTCGCCGCCGCGCGCGCGCGCGCGCCGGCGCCGCAGTACCCGCGCGCCGCGTTCGAGGCCTCGCGCGCGCTGCAGTCGGTGCGGCTGTCGCCCGATGGCCGCCATGTCGCCTACCTGCGCCAGCTCGGCCAGCAACGCAGCCTGTGGCTGCTGCCGACCGCCGGCGGCGCGGCGCGGCAACTGCTGCCGCGCACCGAAGCGGAGGAGCTGTATTGGTCGCGCGATGGCCGATGGCTGTTCGCCAAGGCGAGCCGCACGCTGATGACGCTGGAGATTGGCGGTCGCGGCGGCATGCGCATCGCCCTCGACAATCCGCGCGGCATGCTGCGGGTCGATCCTTCGCAACCGGCGGCGGTGGTGCTGCGCGAGCGCGTGCGCACGCCCACCGGCGAGCGCTGGCGGGTGGTGCGCCGGGACGCGCGCGGCAAGCGCACGCTGCTGTGGGAAGACCCGCGCTTCATCCATGACGTGGCGCTGGATGCGCGCGGCCGGCTGGTGGCGCTGATGCGTTTCGATGGCGACCACGACGCGCTGTACCGGGTCGAGGGCAATGGCCGCCTGCGCGAAGCGCTGCGCTGGACCGTCATCCGCGACCAAGCCCAACTGCTGGCCGTCACCCCGCAGGGCGACCTGTTGCTGGACAGCGACGCGGGCGGCAATTTCCGCCGCGTGTTGCGGCTGGATCGCGACAACGTCCTGCACACCGTGCATGCGGATCCGCGCGGCGAAGCCGATCTCGACCAGGTGGCGCTCGATCCGGCCACGCAGCAGCCGGTGGTGGCGAGTTATCGCAGCATCGTGGCCGCGACCTACGGGATCGGCGCCGCGCAGGCGCAGGTGGCGGCGATCACCAGGCAATTCCCCGATCGCGACGTCGGCATCAGCATCGGCAATGGCCCCGGCGCCCGATGGCTGGTGTCCGAGCGCGCCGGCACCCTGCGCGATGCGCGCTGGCACCTGTACGACCCGCGCAATGGCCGTTTCCGCCGCATCCTCGAGCAGGAGGCGAAGGTCTCGCCGCCGCCGCCGGAAACAGCGCTGGCGCGCAAGCTGCCGTTCGCCTACCGCGCCTCCGACGGCATGCTCGTGCACGGGTTCCTGCTGTTGCCGCCGGGCGCCGATCCCGCGCGAGTTCCGCTGGTCGCGCAGGTGCACGGTGGCCCGATCAATCATTTCCACGCCGGCGATTACGACGGCATCGCCCAGTTGCTCGCCAATCGCGGCTATGCGGTGTTCGAGTCCAATTTCCGCGGCTCCACCGGACACGGCCGCGACTACGCGCTGTCGCCGCACGGCGACTACGGCAACGGCCGCGTGCAGCAGGACATCGTGGAAGGCGTGCGCTGGCTGCTGGCGCAGGGCATTGGCGACCCGCAGCGCGTCGGCATCGTCGGCCATTCGTTCGGCGGCTATTCGACGTTGCTCGGCGTGACCTTCGATCCGGAGTTGTTCAAGGTCGGCGTGGCCGGTGCGCCGCCTGCGGACTTCGGCTGGTCGATGCGCTGGCTGCACGAGTTCGGCAACCAGGGCGCACGGCCGGATCGTTCGCTGACGGCGCAGTTGCGCCTGCTCGGGGTCGATGTCGGCGATGCCGCGAGCTACGCGCACCTGCGTGCGCAGTCACCCCTGGCCAACGCCGGCAAGCTGCGCCGTCCCTTGTTGCTGCTCGCAGGCGGCGAGGACCGCACGGTGCCGATCCGCGAAGTGATCCATTACGCCGCGGTGCTGCGCCGCCTCGGCAAGGACGTCAGCCTGTACGTCGAAGCGGACGGCGGCCATTCGCCGACCGAACCGCTGCCGCGCGAGGCCTATGTCTACCTGATGGAAGCGATGCTGCATCGCTACCTCGGCGGCGCGAAGCCGGAACCGCCGAGCCCCGCGCTGCACGATTACCTGAAGCCGGCGTTGCGCATCGTGGACAAGGATGCCGACCTGCTGTCGAAGCGCTGA
- a CDS encoding GntR family transcriptional regulator has protein sequence MARTSPLMIQVATGDPRPIGRQIVDAVRMKIATGELIQGDQLPSVRGLAQQLMINPNTVAKAYAELTTEGWLESRQGTGLFVAAPRQRLSDAERERRLDDAIGRFVNDVIPLGFPPDEVQDRVAHEFRQLVPRKTA, from the coding sequence ATGGCTCGAACCAGCCCCCTGATGATCCAGGTCGCCACCGGCGATCCGCGCCCGATCGGCCGCCAGATCGTCGATGCCGTGCGCATGAAGATCGCCACCGGCGAACTCATCCAAGGCGACCAGCTGCCCAGCGTGCGCGGCCTCGCCCAGCAGCTGATGATCAACCCGAACACCGTCGCCAAGGCCTACGCCGAGCTGACCACCGAAGGCTGGCTGGAATCGCGGCAGGGCACCGGCCTGTTCGTCGCCGCGCCCCGCCAGCGGCTGTCCGACGCCGAGCGCGAGCGCCGGCTGGACGACGCCATCGGCCGCTTCGTCAACGACGTGATCCCGCTGGGGTTCCCGCCCGACGAGGTGCAGGACCGGGTCGCCCACGAATTCCGGCAGCTGGTTCCGCGCAAGACCGCCTGA
- a CDS encoding 3-hydroxyacyl-CoA dehydrogenase NAD-binding domain-containing protein, whose protein sequence is MAANGFDGLRLRHWTPERRDDGVLVLYFDRADAPVNAFSQDALIELGEALERIAIEPPKALVIASGKSSGFIAGADLKEFQEFDRRGTVNDAIRRGQDTFQTLATLPCPTAAAIHGFCMGGGTEISLACRYRVASSDVSTRIGLPETQLGIFPGWGGSARLPRLVGAPAAMDMMLTGRALSAKAARAIGLVDKVVEPAQLIDDAAALALKGTVRPFKQRALGWLTNTFVARKLLAPQMAKQVARKAPKAFYPAPYALISTWERSGGGGIRTRLDAERRAVVKLAGTPTARNLIRIFFLTERLKALGKGESGIARVHVVGAGVMGGDIAAFAAYKGFEVTLQDREQRFIDGALQRAQTLFEKKVKDESKRPAVAARLKSDLDGAGVNEADLVIEAIIENPEAKRELYQSVEPHMKADALLTTNTSSIPLDELREHIARPALFAGLHYFNPVAQMPLVEIIRHDGMAAETERRLAAFCKALGKFPVPVAGTPGFLVNRVLFPYMLEAATAYAEGIPGPVIDKAATRFGMPMGPIELLDTVGLDVAASVGRELAPFLGLDVPAALATVEAGKRGKKDGQGIYKWENGKAVKPELPAGFVAPDDLEDRLILPLLNEAVACLHDGVVSDADLLDAGVIFGTGFAPFRGGPIQHIRAVGADALLVRLEALRAKYGQRFAPRAGWDSPALREPTA, encoded by the coding sequence ATGGCCGCAAACGGTTTCGACGGACTCCGCCTTCGCCACTGGACGCCCGAGCGCCGCGACGACGGCGTGCTGGTGCTGTACTTCGATCGCGCCGACGCGCCGGTCAACGCGTTCTCGCAGGACGCGCTGATCGAGCTGGGCGAGGCGCTGGAGCGCATCGCCATCGAACCGCCGAAGGCGCTGGTGATCGCCTCCGGCAAGAGCAGCGGCTTCATCGCCGGGGCCGACCTGAAGGAGTTCCAGGAGTTCGACCGCCGCGGCACCGTCAACGACGCGATCCGCCGCGGCCAGGACACCTTCCAGACGCTGGCGACGCTGCCCTGCCCCACGGCCGCGGCGATCCACGGCTTCTGCATGGGCGGCGGCACCGAGATTTCGCTGGCCTGCCGCTACCGCGTCGCCAGCAGCGACGTCTCCACCCGGATCGGTCTGCCGGAAACCCAGCTCGGCATCTTCCCCGGCTGGGGCGGCAGCGCGCGCCTGCCGCGCCTCGTCGGCGCGCCGGCGGCGATGGACATGATGCTGACCGGCCGCGCGCTGTCGGCGAAGGCCGCGCGCGCGATCGGGCTGGTGGACAAGGTGGTGGAGCCGGCGCAGCTGATCGACGACGCCGCCGCGCTGGCGCTGAAAGGCACCGTGCGGCCGTTCAAGCAGCGCGCGCTGGGCTGGCTCACCAACACCTTCGTCGCGCGCAAGCTGCTGGCGCCGCAAATGGCCAAGCAGGTCGCGCGCAAGGCGCCCAAGGCGTTCTATCCCGCACCCTACGCGTTGATTTCGACGTGGGAACGCAGCGGCGGCGGCGGCATCCGCACACGCCTCGACGCCGAACGCCGCGCGGTGGTGAAGCTGGCCGGCACGCCGACCGCGCGCAACCTGATCCGCATCTTCTTCCTCACCGAACGCCTGAAGGCGCTGGGCAAGGGCGAGTCCGGCATCGCGCGCGTGCACGTGGTCGGCGCGGGCGTGATGGGCGGCGACATCGCCGCGTTCGCCGCTTACAAAGGCTTCGAGGTGACGCTGCAAGACCGCGAGCAGCGCTTCATCGACGGCGCGCTGCAACGCGCGCAAACACTGTTCGAGAAGAAAGTGAAGGACGAAAGCAAGCGCCCGGCGGTGGCGGCGCGGCTGAAGTCCGACCTCGACGGCGCGGGCGTGAACGAGGCCGATCTGGTCATCGAAGCGATCATCGAAAATCCGGAAGCCAAGCGCGAGCTGTACCAGTCGGTCGAACCGCACATGAAGGCGGACGCATTGCTGACCACCAACACCTCGTCGATCCCGCTGGACGAACTGCGCGAACACATCGCGCGCCCGGCCTTGTTCGCCGGCCTGCACTACTTCAACCCGGTGGCACAGATGCCGCTGGTGGAAATCATCCGCCACGATGGTATGGCCGCCGAGACCGAACGCCGGCTGGCCGCGTTCTGCAAGGCGCTGGGCAAGTTCCCGGTGCCGGTGGCCGGCACGCCGGGTTTCCTGGTCAACCGGGTGCTGTTCCCGTACATGCTGGAGGCCGCCACCGCCTACGCCGAAGGCATTCCCGGCCCGGTCATCGACAAGGCGGCGACGCGCTTCGGCATGCCGATGGGGCCGATCGAACTGCTCGACACCGTCGGCCTGGACGTGGCCGCCAGCGTCGGCCGCGAGCTTGCACCCTTCCTGGGCCTCGACGTACCGGCGGCGCTGGCGACGGTCGAGGCCGGCAAGCGCGGCAAGAAGGACGGCCAGGGCATCTACAAATGGGAGAACGGCAAGGCGGTGAAACCGGAACTGCCGGCGGGCTTTGTTGCGCCCGATGACCTGGAAGACCGCCTGATCCTGCCGCTGCTCAACGAAGCGGTGGCCTGCCTGCACGACGGCGTGGTCAGCGACGCCGACCTGCTGGACGCCGGCGTGATCTTCGGCACCGGCTTCGCCCCGTTCCGCGGCGGCCCGATCCAGCATATCCGCGCCGTCGGCGCCGACGCGCTGCTGGTGCGGCTGGAAGCGCTGCGGGCGAAATACGGGCAGCGCTTCGCCCCGCGCGCCGGCTGGGACAGCCCGGCGCTGCGCGAGCCGACGGCGTAA
- a CDS encoding ABC transporter ATP-binding protein has translation MPSHDYVIETRALSKRYGRKLALDRLDLAIPRGRIHAIVGANGAGKSTLFRILMGFMPPSAGEARILGKDSQALTPQDRSRIGFVNEEHTLANWMRVSQVAAMQKHQYPRWNQQAYDGVIGHYNVLPDQKVGQLSRGERAGFNLALALAQGPELLVLDEPTLGLDVVAKRAFLESLMYSNAAADCTVIYCSHQMEEIERVADNLIILERGQLRHMSAPEDFTARVSHWVADVPFKGPDPHTVPGLLEVQRLDGLHHYLVLDQDDGFERFLREAGARNVQSMPVSLDRAVNAFLAKNHAAPAAA, from the coding sequence ATGCCCAGCCACGACTACGTCATCGAAACCCGCGCGCTCTCCAAGCGCTACGGCCGCAAGCTGGCGCTGGACCGCCTGGACCTCGCGATCCCGCGCGGCCGCATCCACGCCATCGTCGGCGCCAACGGCGCCGGCAAGTCCACCCTGTTCCGCATCCTGATGGGCTTCATGCCGCCGAGCGCGGGCGAGGCACGCATCCTCGGCAAGGACAGCCAGGCACTCACGCCGCAGGATCGCAGCCGGATCGGTTTCGTCAACGAGGAACACACGCTGGCCAACTGGATGCGGGTGTCGCAGGTCGCGGCGATGCAGAAGCACCAGTACCCGCGCTGGAACCAGCAGGCCTACGACGGCGTGATCGGCCATTACAACGTGTTGCCGGACCAGAAGGTCGGCCAGCTCTCGCGCGGTGAGCGCGCCGGCTTCAACCTCGCGCTGGCGCTGGCGCAGGGGCCGGAACTGCTGGTGCTGGACGAACCGACGCTGGGCCTGGACGTGGTCGCCAAGCGCGCGTTCCTGGAGTCGCTGATGTACAGCAACGCCGCCGCCGACTGCACGGTGATCTATTGCTCGCACCAGATGGAGGAGATCGAGCGCGTCGCCGACAACCTGATCATCCTCGAACGCGGGCAGCTCCGGCACATGTCGGCACCGGAGGACTTCACCGCGCGCGTGAGCCACTGGGTGGCCGACGTGCCGTTCAAGGGCCCCGATCCGCACACCGTGCCTGGTCTGCTGGAGGTGCAGCGCCTCGACGGCCTGCACCACTACCTGGTGCTGGACCAGGACGACGGCTTCGAGCGCTTCCTGCGGGAAGCCGGCGCCCGCAACGTGCAATCGATGCCGGTCAGCCTGGACCGCGCCGTCAACGCTTTCCTTGCCAAGAACCACGCCGCGCCGGCAGCCGCCTGA